The following are encoded in a window of Mycobacteroides chelonae CCUG 47445 genomic DNA:
- a CDS encoding Ms5788A family Cys-rich leader peptide, with translation MQARLEPMLTKRRAVDLCRVAGCCCCCC, from the coding sequence GTGCAAGCCCGCCTTGAGCCGATGCTCACCAAACGACGCGCTGTCGATCTGTGCCGCGTCGCGGGCTGCTGCTGTTGTTGCTGCTAA
- the lmeA gene encoding mannan chain length control protein LmeA, protein MRKPLIATIAAVCALAIVATGTDFGFAIYAEYRLSRTLRAEANLSSDPSVAILVFPFIPQALAHRYKEVEIKAHGVDHAETGKATLEGTLHGIDISQASWLIRPDSPLRVDRVESRIIIDSNHLGRFMGINDLAVEPPPKEQNDATGGTTESGISTGTGLLFTGTPKSGDFQHKVTVSVDVSVGGRDKTDLQLVATSVVTGPGTADRDVPEEQQAGVFAAFTKVVPRQKLPFAIEPTTVGARGSDVIIEGIAKGVTISLDAFKQS, encoded by the coding sequence ATGCGCAAACCCCTGATCGCCACTATCGCGGCGGTATGTGCACTGGCAATCGTGGCCACCGGCACCGATTTCGGGTTTGCGATTTACGCCGAATACCGGCTGTCCCGGACCCTGCGCGCCGAGGCGAATCTGAGCTCCGATCCGTCCGTCGCCATCTTGGTGTTCCCGTTCATTCCCCAGGCTCTGGCGCACCGGTACAAGGAAGTAGAGATCAAGGCGCATGGCGTGGACCATGCGGAGACGGGGAAGGCAACGCTGGAAGGCACGCTGCACGGCATCGATATCTCCCAGGCGTCCTGGTTGATCCGCCCGGACTCCCCGCTGCGGGTGGATCGGGTGGAGAGCCGGATCATCATCGACTCCAATCACCTGGGTCGATTCATGGGGATCAACGACCTCGCCGTCGAACCGCCTCCGAAAGAACAGAACGATGCCACCGGCGGCACCACCGAATCGGGCATCTCCACCGGAACCGGCCTGCTGTTCACCGGTACTCCGAAGTCGGGTGATTTCCAACATAAGGTGACCGTGTCCGTAGACGTCTCCGTCGGGGGACGCGACAAGACAGACCTTCAGCTCGTCGCCACATCCGTGGTCACAGGCCCGGGAACGGCCGACCGCGACGTGCCCGAGGAACAGCAGGCGGGCGTGTTCGCGGCGTTCACCAAGGTGGTCCCCCGGCAGAAGCTCCCCTTTGCCATCGAACCAACAACGGTCGGCGCACGTGGATCAGATGTGATCATCGAAGGTATCGCCAAGGGAGTAACCATCTCCCTGGACGCGTTCAAGCAGTCATGA
- a CDS encoding response regulator transcription factor: MLLLTADPNPDAVLPSLSLLAHTVRPVPSEVSSLLEAGSADVAIVDARTDLASARGLCRLLGAAGSSVPVVAVVNEGSLVAVNVDWGLDDILLPGTGPAEIDARLRLLVGRRAGAVNVENASKVVLGELVIDEGTYTARLRGRPLDLTYKEFELLKYLAQHAGRVFTRAQLLQEVWGYDFFGGTRTVDVHVRRLRAKLGGEYESLIGTVRNVGYKAVRPPRAKGDAGGSESAGGVDPDGDAELDDDVHDGVDDDGADEDITAGPGARNAG, translated from the coding sequence CTGTTGCTGCTGACCGCTGACCCAAATCCGGACGCGGTACTGCCGTCCCTGTCGCTGCTCGCCCATACCGTGCGACCGGTGCCCAGCGAGGTGTCCTCGCTGTTAGAGGCGGGCTCCGCCGACGTGGCGATCGTCGATGCGCGCACCGATCTGGCGTCGGCGCGCGGACTGTGCCGACTGCTGGGCGCGGCCGGATCCTCGGTTCCGGTGGTCGCCGTGGTCAACGAAGGCAGCCTGGTGGCAGTCAACGTCGACTGGGGTCTGGACGACATCCTGCTGCCCGGCACGGGACCCGCTGAGATCGACGCGCGGCTGCGTCTGCTGGTGGGGCGCCGCGCGGGTGCGGTCAACGTGGAGAACGCCAGCAAGGTGGTGCTCGGCGAACTGGTCATCGATGAGGGCACGTACACCGCGCGGTTGCGTGGCCGCCCGCTCGACCTCACCTACAAGGAGTTCGAGCTGCTCAAGTATCTGGCGCAGCATGCCGGCCGGGTATTCACCAGGGCCCAGCTGCTTCAGGAGGTGTGGGGATACGACTTCTTCGGTGGCACCCGCACCGTGGACGTCCATGTGCGACGGCTGCGCGCCAAGCTGGGCGGTGAGTACGAATCGCTCATCGGCACCGTGCGCAATGTCGGTTACAAGGCGGTGCGCCCGCCGCGCGCCAAGGGCGATGCCGGCGGATCCGAGAGTGCCGGTGGCGTGGACCCTGACGGCGACGCTGAACTGGACGACGACGTGCACGATGGCGTGGATGATGACGGCGCCGATGAGGACATCACCGCCGGACCAGGGGCGCGCAACGCGGGCTGA
- the pstA gene encoding phosphate ABC transporter permease PstA — MTSTLDRPVKEPAFHPLSGRRKATNALATVLVSAAVLVALIPLVWVLYTVFDRGFSAILSADWWFKSQNMMTNRIAGGGAYHAIVGTLFQGLFCAIISVPIGIFVAIYLVEYGANSRLAKLTTFMVDILTGVPSIVAALFIYALWVATLGLPRSGLAVSLALVLLMIPVVVRSSEEMLKIVPNDLREASFALGVPKWKTIARIVLPTALSGVVTGVMLALARVMGETAPLLVLVGYSKLINYDMFGGEMASLPGMMLDQRSGSVVGLAESRLWGAALTLILLVAILNVIAKLISRFFAPKKV; from the coding sequence ATGACCTCGACTCTCGACAGGCCCGTAAAGGAGCCCGCCTTCCATCCGCTCTCGGGCCGGCGCAAGGCCACCAACGCCCTTGCCACGGTGTTGGTCTCGGCCGCGGTACTGGTCGCGCTGATCCCACTGGTGTGGGTGCTGTACACGGTCTTCGACCGTGGATTTAGCGCCATCCTCAGCGCGGACTGGTGGTTCAAATCGCAGAACATGATGACCAACCGAATCGCGGGCGGCGGCGCCTATCACGCCATCGTCGGCACGCTGTTCCAAGGCCTGTTCTGCGCGATCATCTCGGTGCCCATCGGCATCTTCGTAGCCATTTACCTGGTCGAGTACGGTGCGAACTCCCGGTTGGCTAAGCTCACCACTTTCATGGTCGACATCCTGACCGGCGTGCCGTCGATTGTCGCCGCGCTGTTCATCTATGCCCTGTGGGTGGCCACGCTCGGGCTGCCGCGGTCGGGCCTTGCGGTATCGCTGGCTTTGGTGCTGTTGATGATTCCGGTGGTGGTGCGTTCCTCGGAGGAAATGCTGAAGATCGTCCCGAATGATCTGCGCGAGGCCTCCTTTGCGCTGGGCGTGCCCAAGTGGAAGACCATCGCGCGCATCGTGCTGCCGACGGCACTCTCGGGTGTGGTCACCGGTGTGATGCTGGCGCTCGCACGCGTCATGGGCGAGACCGCGCCGCTGCTCGTGCTCGTCGGTTACAGCAAGCTGATCAACTACGACATGTTCGGCGGAGAGATGGCCTCACTGCCGGGCATGATGCTCGATCAGCGCAGTGGTTCGGTGGTGGGCCTTGCCGAGTCCCGGCTCTGGGGCGCCGCCCTCACGCTCATCTTGTTGGTCGCGATTCTCAACGTGATCGCCAAACTCATTTCGCGTTTCTTCGCGCCCAAAAAGGTCTAG
- a CDS encoding NADP-dependent oxidoreductase, whose amino-acid sequence MTKAVQFDQYGDIDVLQVREVPRPVPGPTDVLVQVRAAGINPGEAKIRTGMLHDRFPATFPSGQGSDLAGVVVEVGHSVARFAPGDEVFGYTDDRASHAEFVVVPASQLVTKPESLSWEVAGSLFVAGTTAYAAVGSVDLAPGDVVAVSGAAGGVGTIVVQLAKAAGATVIGIAGPGNDEWLTAHGVIPVNYGDGLADRIKAAAPEGRVDAFLDLFGGGYVELALNELGVELPRIDTIIDFAAIERYGVQSVGNAEGASAQVLAELAALIVDGKLDVIVAQAFPLDEVRNAYELLERQHTRGKIVLVP is encoded by the coding sequence ATGACGAAGGCAGTGCAGTTCGACCAGTACGGCGACATCGATGTCCTGCAGGTGCGTGAAGTGCCGCGTCCGGTACCCGGGCCCACCGACGTGCTTGTGCAGGTGCGTGCCGCGGGAATCAACCCCGGTGAGGCGAAGATCCGTACCGGGATGCTGCACGATCGGTTCCCTGCGACTTTCCCCTCCGGGCAGGGCAGCGACCTGGCGGGTGTCGTGGTGGAGGTCGGCCACAGCGTGGCGCGTTTTGCACCAGGGGACGAGGTGTTCGGCTATACCGACGATCGGGCCAGTCACGCCGAGTTCGTTGTTGTCCCGGCCAGTCAGCTGGTGACCAAGCCCGAGAGTCTGTCGTGGGAGGTGGCGGGCAGTCTCTTCGTCGCGGGTACCACCGCCTACGCCGCGGTCGGCTCGGTTGATCTGGCTCCGGGTGATGTCGTCGCCGTTTCCGGAGCGGCGGGGGGAGTGGGCACCATCGTCGTACAGCTCGCCAAGGCCGCTGGTGCGACCGTGATCGGTATCGCGGGGCCGGGTAACGACGAGTGGCTCACCGCGCATGGCGTCATCCCGGTCAATTACGGCGACGGGCTGGCAGACCGCATCAAGGCGGCAGCACCCGAGGGTCGCGTCGATGCCTTCCTCGACCTCTTCGGCGGGGGCTACGTGGAGCTGGCGCTCAATGAGCTTGGAGTGGAGCTGCCGCGAATCGACACCATCATCGATTTCGCGGCAATCGAGCGATATGGCGTGCAAAGTGTGGGAAACGCCGAAGGCGCCTCCGCGCAGGTGCTCGCCGAGCTGGCGGCACTGATTGTCGACGGAAAGCTGGATGTGATTGTCGCGCAGGCATTCCCGCTGGACGAGGTGCGTAATGCGTACGAGCTTCTAGAGCGGCAGCACACCCGGGGAAAGATCGTTTTGGTGCCTTAG
- the pstC gene encoding phosphate ABC transporter permease subunit PstC, with protein MSSQTSGIDPVGVARPADLDGSVFEEKPQPMSDEGDHQPPAKATNTVTKAVTRPGDRIFSGLAKGSGVFVVALIGLVAVFLILRAVPALSNDDENFFLYNGPWRTDDTSHMQFGVLDLFQVTVFVSVFALLLAMPVALGIAIYLTEYAPARVRGPLAYVIDLLAAVPSIVYGLWGIYVLAPAIAPVALWLNRNLGFIPLFADSPVNIGGGGNLFTGGIVLAVMILPIIAAVTREVFIQTPKGQIEAALALGATKWEVVRTTIIPFGTSGYISGSMLGLGRALGETIALMLILSGTSVAFGWSLFDSGSTFATHIASNASEFNNELEAGAYIAAGLVLFVLTFLVNSAARAVVGGKGRA; from the coding sequence ATGAGCAGCCAGACCAGCGGGATCGATCCCGTGGGGGTAGCCCGTCCGGCGGATCTTGACGGATCGGTCTTCGAGGAGAAGCCACAACCCATGAGCGACGAGGGCGACCATCAGCCACCCGCCAAGGCCACCAATACGGTTACCAAGGCGGTCACCCGTCCCGGCGACCGCATCTTCTCCGGACTCGCTAAGGGGTCAGGTGTATTCGTTGTCGCGCTCATCGGTCTGGTGGCCGTATTCCTGATCCTGCGCGCCGTACCGGCGCTGAGTAACGACGACGAGAACTTCTTCCTCTACAACGGGCCGTGGCGCACTGACGACACGTCGCACATGCAGTTCGGCGTGCTCGATCTGTTCCAGGTCACCGTCTTCGTCTCGGTCTTCGCGCTCCTACTCGCCATGCCGGTGGCCCTCGGCATCGCGATCTACCTGACCGAGTACGCACCCGCGCGGGTGCGTGGGCCACTTGCCTACGTCATCGACCTGCTGGCCGCGGTGCCGTCCATCGTCTACGGCCTGTGGGGCATCTACGTACTGGCTCCGGCGATCGCGCCGGTTGCACTGTGGCTCAACAGAAACCTCGGATTTATCCCGCTCTTCGCCGATAGCCCCGTGAACATCGGAGGCGGCGGCAACCTGTTTACCGGCGGCATTGTGCTGGCGGTGATGATCCTGCCGATCATCGCGGCCGTGACGCGCGAGGTCTTCATTCAGACCCCCAAGGGGCAGATCGAGGCCGCGCTCGCGCTGGGTGCCACCAAATGGGAAGTGGTGCGCACCACCATCATTCCGTTCGGTACCTCCGGATACATCAGCGGTTCCATGCTGGGGCTCGGCCGTGCCCTGGGCGAGACCATTGCGCTGATGCTGATCCTGTCGGGCACCTCGGTGGCGTTCGGATGGTCACTGTTCGACAGCGGAAGCACTTTTGCAACCCATATCGCTTCCAACGCATCGGAATTCAATAACGAACTAGAGGCCGGCGCATACATCGCGGCCGGGCTGGTGCTGTTCGTGCTGACATTCCTGGTGAACTCGGCGGCTCGTGCCGTCGTCGGCGGAAAGGGCCGGGCATGA
- the phoU gene encoding phosphate signaling complex protein PhoU: MRTAFQEQLSSLSAQLGEMCGLAGAAMERATRALLQADLVLAEQVISDHEQITAMSAAAEENAFAILALQAPVAGDLREVVSSIQIVADVDRMGALALHVAKIARRRHPQHALPEEVNGYFAEMGRVAVDLGNSAQEVLLTRDPEKAARINEEDDAMDDLHRHLFTVLMDREWKHGVAAAVDVTLLGRFYERFADHAVEVARRVIFQVTGTLPPEGQGHDHLTSL; encoded by the coding sequence ATGCGTACCGCGTTTCAGGAGCAGCTGTCCTCACTATCGGCACAGTTGGGGGAGATGTGTGGGTTGGCCGGAGCCGCCATGGAGCGGGCCACTCGTGCACTGCTGCAGGCCGATCTCGTCCTCGCCGAGCAGGTCATCTCCGACCACGAGCAGATCACCGCGATGAGCGCCGCCGCCGAGGAGAACGCCTTCGCCATCTTGGCCCTGCAGGCTCCCGTGGCCGGAGATCTCCGCGAGGTTGTCAGCAGCATCCAGATTGTGGCCGACGTGGACCGGATGGGCGCTCTGGCGCTGCACGTCGCCAAGATCGCCCGGCGCCGCCATCCGCAGCACGCCCTGCCTGAAGAGGTCAACGGATATTTTGCCGAGATGGGCCGAGTCGCAGTAGATTTGGGCAACAGTGCGCAAGAGGTACTACTGACTCGTGACCCGGAGAAGGCCGCCCGCATCAACGAAGAAGACGATGCGATGGACGACCTGCACCGGCACTTGTTCACCGTGCTCATGGACCGCGAGTGGAAGCACGGAGTGGCCGCCGCCGTCGACGTGACGCTGCTGGGCCGCTTCTACGAGCGTTTCGCCGACCACGCGGTGGAAGTCGCCCGCCGGGTCATCTTCCAGGTGACCGGCACCCTGCCGCCCGAGGGACAGGGTCACGACCACCTGACATCGCTCTGA
- a CDS encoding DUF4395 domain-containing protein, which produces MTTANSTPAITQVDVRGPRFVAWVTTTVLIITLAVSAVSPVAAAVILGLQAVVFAIGALLGPHRGPYGTIFRTLIQPRLSPVTEREPIPPLQFAQLLGFTFAAVGTIGFATGVTLVGLIATAFALGAAFLNAAFGICLGCQLYPLVTRFRRTQPSAQ; this is translated from the coding sequence ATGACCACTGCCAACTCAACGCCCGCAATCACGCAGGTTGACGTTCGCGGACCCCGCTTCGTCGCGTGGGTCACCACCACTGTTCTCATCATCACCCTGGCGGTATCTGCCGTGTCGCCGGTGGCGGCCGCGGTCATCCTGGGACTCCAGGCGGTGGTCTTTGCGATCGGCGCGCTGCTCGGGCCGCATCGCGGCCCCTACGGGACGATCTTCCGGACGCTGATTCAGCCCAGGCTGAGCCCGGTGACCGAACGCGAGCCCATCCCGCCGCTGCAGTTCGCCCAACTGCTGGGCTTCACCTTCGCCGCGGTCGGAACCATCGGGTTCGCCACCGGCGTCACATTGGTCGGCTTGATCGCGACGGCGTTCGCGCTGGGCGCTGCCTTCTTGAACGCCGCCTTCGGCATCTGCCTGGGCTGCCAGCTGTACCCTCTCGTCACCCGTTTCCGCCGCACACAACCGTCGGCTCAGTAA
- the pstB gene encoding phosphate ABC transporter ATP-binding protein PstB has product MAKRLDLKDVNIYYGKFHAVQDVALSVPPRSVTAFIGPSGCGKSTVLRTLNRMHEVTPGARVEGSVLLDGADIYGAGVDPVSVRKTIGMVFQRPNPFPTMSIRDNVVAGLRLQGVRSKKTLDEVAERSLQGANLWNEVKDRLDRPGGGLSGGQQQRLCIARAIAVQPDVLLMDEPCSALDPISTLAIEDLISELKQEFTIVIVTHNMQQAARVSDQTAFFNLEAAGKPGMLVEIDDTEKIFSNPSQKATEDYISGRFG; this is encoded by the coding sequence ATGGCCAAGCGTCTCGATCTGAAGGACGTCAACATCTACTACGGCAAGTTTCATGCCGTTCAGGATGTCGCGCTGTCGGTTCCGCCCCGCAGCGTGACGGCGTTCATCGGCCCGTCCGGTTGCGGCAAGTCGACGGTGCTGCGCACCCTCAACCGGATGCACGAGGTGACACCCGGTGCCCGCGTCGAGGGTTCGGTGCTACTCGATGGAGCCGACATCTATGGTGCCGGGGTTGACCCGGTGTCGGTGCGTAAGACCATCGGTATGGTGTTTCAGCGGCCAAACCCATTCCCCACCATGTCGATTCGTGACAATGTGGTGGCCGGCCTGCGGTTGCAGGGTGTGCGCAGCAAGAAGACCCTTGATGAGGTCGCCGAGCGTTCGCTGCAGGGCGCCAACCTGTGGAACGAGGTCAAGGACCGTCTCGACCGCCCGGGCGGCGGGCTCTCCGGTGGTCAGCAGCAGCGTCTGTGCATCGCCAGAGCCATCGCCGTGCAGCCGGACGTGCTGCTGATGGACGAGCCGTGCTCGGCCTTGGACCCCATTTCCACGCTGGCTATCGAGGATCTGATCTCCGAGCTCAAGCAAGAGTTCACCATCGTCATCGTCACGCACAACATGCAGCAAGCCGCGCGTGTCAGTGACCAGACCGCGTTCTTCAACCTGGAGGCCGCGGGCAAGCCGGGCATGCTGGTGGAAATCGATGACACCGAGAAGATTTTCTCCAACCCCAGCCAGAAGGCCACCGAGGACTACATCTCCGGTCGCTTCGGCTGA
- a CDS encoding thioredoxin family protein, with the protein MTAVIAIAVALLASSLIAVAIKSKSGKLRAGPGGSDEAQAPPGIALSATGPTIVHFSAVWCGPCAAVRRVVDQVSAEQPEVAHIEVDIDANPDAARALSVLSLPTTFIFDATGRQAYRVSGVPKAADLRTALQGMTQPG; encoded by the coding sequence GTGACCGCGGTCATTGCGATCGCGGTCGCGCTGCTGGCGTCGAGCCTCATCGCGGTCGCCATCAAGAGCAAGTCCGGCAAGCTACGTGCCGGCCCCGGCGGCTCGGACGAGGCGCAAGCCCCGCCCGGGATCGCGCTCTCTGCCACCGGACCGACAATCGTGCACTTCAGCGCGGTGTGGTGCGGCCCGTGCGCGGCGGTCCGCCGCGTCGTGGACCAGGTGTCGGCCGAGCAGCCCGAGGTGGCGCATATAGAGGTAGATATCGACGCAAACCCCGACGCGGCTCGGGCCCTCTCGGTGTTGTCGCTGCCGACCACCTTCATCTTCGATGCCACCGGACGGCAGGCATATCGAGTCTCCGGAGTGCCGAAGGCCGCGGACCTGCGCACTGCCCTGCAAGGCATGACGCAGCCGGGGTAA
- the mshD gene encoding mycothiol synthase: protein MTEWVPLLDDQRQLQIRELIVEATRVDGIAPVGEQVLRELRGTGAKHLVAEDGDDVAGYLNLVLPDERAADENATAMAELVVAPGARRRGIGSAMIRLALAEGGDGTRIWAHGDLPPARALAATLGLVAVRRLHQMRRPLADLPAISADANVVIRHYAGPQDDSDILRVNNAAFAWHPEQGGWGQDDLSARFAEPWFDPGGLFLAHDAQTGDLLGFHWTKRHLDKPGVGEVYVVGVDPTAQGRRLGHLLTLVGLHHLADAGLGTVLLYVESDNGAALRTYERLGFAVFHTDAAYGRA, encoded by the coding sequence ATGACCGAATGGGTCCCGCTTCTTGATGATCAGCGTCAATTGCAGATACGTGAGTTGATTGTCGAGGCCACTCGCGTCGACGGCATTGCCCCGGTGGGGGAGCAGGTGCTGCGGGAGCTGCGTGGAACCGGGGCCAAGCATCTGGTCGCCGAGGACGGTGACGATGTGGCGGGGTACCTGAATTTGGTGCTGCCCGATGAGCGCGCCGCCGATGAGAATGCCACGGCGATGGCCGAATTGGTGGTCGCGCCGGGGGCGCGGCGGCGCGGAATCGGCTCGGCGATGATCCGGCTGGCCCTTGCGGAGGGGGGTGACGGTACCCGTATCTGGGCGCATGGCGACCTTCCGCCCGCCCGGGCACTGGCCGCCACGCTCGGACTGGTCGCGGTGCGGCGACTGCACCAGATGCGGCGCCCGCTGGCCGATCTGCCTGCCATCTCCGCCGATGCGAATGTCGTGATCCGCCATTACGCTGGGCCACAAGATGATTCGGACATTCTGCGGGTAAACAATGCCGCGTTCGCCTGGCATCCGGAGCAAGGAGGCTGGGGTCAGGACGATCTGTCCGCCCGGTTCGCCGAACCGTGGTTCGATCCGGGTGGGTTGTTCCTCGCACACGATGCGCAGACCGGCGATCTTCTCGGATTTCATTGGACCAAAAGGCATTTGGACAAGCCTGGAGTGGGCGAGGTGTACGTCGTCGGGGTTGACCCCACCGCGCAGGGCCGGAGACTAGGCCATCTGTTGACTTTGGTGGGACTGCATCATCTGGCTGATGCCGGTCTGGGCACCGTGTTGCTGTACGTCGAGTCGGACAATGGCGCGGCCCTGCGGACGTATGAGCGGCTGGGATTTGCGGTATTCCACACCGACGCGGCATACGGTCGGGCCTGA
- the pstS gene encoding phosphate ABC transporter substrate-binding protein PstS encodes MNLKAVNLKSTGTTIFAAAAAVALTAGLAACGSDNTTGGSSSSASGAASGSGECAGKAKLSAEGSSAQKNAFDIFANEYSTACSGKSINYNPTGSGKGRDNFIAGQVDIGGSDSALSEEEAGKAKERCSGNEAWNLPVVFGPIALAYNLPGVDKLVLNADTAAKIFTGVITTWNDPAIAALNPGVTLPDTKVTPVYRKDKSGTSENFGKYLTTAAPESWTKGSSGTWEGGAGESAEKSSGVAEKVKALPGAITYVEKGYADDLKMPYAQIDSGAGAVALTPETAAASVETAKFAGEGNDLKLDLASIYGTKTAGAYPIVLATYEIVCSKGYKDADVAAAVKSFLTVAVNQGQKGLADVGYAPLPTQFKSRLETAIKALS; translated from the coding sequence GTGAACCTCAAGGCCGTGAATCTTAAAAGCACCGGCACCACGATCTTCGCGGCAGCCGCCGCCGTCGCCTTGACCGCCGGCCTCGCCGCCTGCGGTAGTGACAACACCACGGGAGGCTCCTCCTCGAGCGCGTCGGGTGCTGCCTCCGGCTCGGGTGAGTGTGCGGGCAAGGCCAAGCTGAGCGCCGAGGGTTCGTCGGCCCAGAAGAACGCCTTCGACATCTTCGCCAACGAGTACTCGACCGCGTGCTCCGGCAAGTCGATCAACTACAACCCCACCGGCTCGGGCAAGGGGCGCGATAACTTCATCGCCGGACAGGTCGACATCGGCGGCTCCGACTCGGCCCTGTCCGAAGAAGAAGCGGGCAAGGCCAAGGAGCGCTGCAGCGGCAACGAGGCATGGAACCTGCCCGTCGTCTTCGGCCCAATTGCCTTGGCGTACAACCTTCCTGGTGTCGACAAGCTGGTTCTGAACGCGGACACGGCCGCCAAGATCTTCACCGGCGTCATCACCACCTGGAACGACCCGGCCATCGCCGCCCTCAACCCGGGTGTGACGCTGCCGGACACCAAGGTCACCCCCGTGTACCGCAAGGACAAGTCCGGTACCAGCGAGAACTTCGGCAAGTACCTCACCACCGCCGCCCCGGAGAGCTGGACCAAGGGCAGCAGCGGCACCTGGGAGGGCGGCGCCGGTGAGAGCGCCGAGAAGTCCTCGGGTGTGGCCGAGAAGGTCAAGGCGCTGCCCGGTGCCATCACCTACGTGGAGAAGGGCTACGCCGACGACCTCAAGATGCCGTACGCGCAGATCGACAGCGGTGCCGGCGCCGTCGCGCTGACCCCGGAGACCGCCGCCGCCTCGGTGGAGACCGCCAAGTTCGCGGGCGAGGGCAACGACCTCAAGCTGGACCTGGCCTCGATCTACGGGACCAAGACAGCCGGCGCCTACCCGATCGTGCTGGCCACCTACGAGATCGTCTGCTCCAAGGGGTACAAGGACGCCGACGTCGCCGCCGCGGTGAAGTCGTTCCTGACGGTCGCGGTGAACCAGGGCCAGAAGGGTCTGGCAGACGTCGGCTACGCCCCGCTGCCCACGCAGTTCAAGTCCCGCCTGGAGACGGCCATCAAGGCGCTCTCCTAG